The nucleotide window GTTTCCAGGGCTTTGTCTGTATGAGAAATGAAATACACTAATAATGAAattgtattaggccccatgcacacgaacgtgcttttgcggccgcaattccatcgaaaatccactggagaattgcggccccattcatttctatgggctcttGCAcaagaccgtggttttcacggtccgtgcatggccctggagcctggactgcagaaagaacggacatgtcttattacggccgtgttctgcggtccaggctcatagaaaataatggacgcggccatgtgcacagcccacgatttgcgggcggctcgcgggtgacactctgcgaccggccgacccaaaaatcacggccgtgcacatggctatggtcgtgtgcatgagaccttacttTACCTAAAATCTAAGTTTGTCAACCTCTAGAGTTATTCTACATGAAAACCTAAGTAACTTTGTAACTATACTGCTttacagatcctgagttatagcatttattaggctatgttcacacgcagaattaaaatggctgaaaattacgtagctgttttcaagggaaaacaaccttTGATTTTCTGCCTTTTTTTGTAGCCGAAAAGTTTTTTGAggcgcttttggagctgttttttcattgacacaatgaaaaacagctccaaaaatggcacaagaagtgacatgctcattTTGACGGAGCGTAGTTTTACgtgccttttttttaaaaacagcggcgtaaaaaaaatgccccatctgaaataaataactttttctcattgacttcaatgggcagatgtttgtaggcgtttagctagcgtttttcaaggtgtatttcgaggcgtttacgcgcTGAAGTACGCCTGAAaatgctgcgtgtgaacatacccctacagTCCAGACCTTAATTCACAGTTAAGAAGGCCTCAGAGcttaaatctcccagcattcctgtCAATGTCTCAATTTAATGTCTGCTCAGAGCGTGCGTTGATGATTTTCATTCTGGGAAAGTGCAATCTTTACAACAGGAACAGTAATCTGAAGGAGATGAAGACTATCCAACTGCATTTTAAGAGCTCAGCTAAACAGTTAAGGACTGTCAACAAACTTGTCGACTGTTTCTAATGTCAACaatcagaattgtgaatgcagatcTACTCTAAAACACATTTATATTTAGGATCATTTAAAATGCATAAAGCAATGTATTTACATAGTTGCTAAACTTTTTCAGATCTCTGGATTCTATCTATACGTATATAAACGGTAAAGTGGTCTCCAAAGACAGTCATAtactctaaggccatgttcacacatttaGGATTCTGTTAGGATTTAATGCCCCATTCACACGCTCAGGAAAATATCCGTGCAGAAGACTATAAGAGCTGCGAATTTTAACACCTTAATGATTGCCCATTGGGATCTATGCCTGCTATGAGTCTAGTCTACAGCAACGTCTTCTGGGGTCTCTGTAGAAGAAGCTAATAAGCTCTTCAGTGAGCGCTATGAACGAGCCGTTATTAACAGCTCCTGGTCTTAGAGTATCCTCCTGACTACAGCTGGGATCGGAAGAACCTCAGATCCCGGCCATTTAAGCCCTTGATCATCGCGGTCCATGACTGCAGCATGATTAAGGAAGAATACCCAGTTTTACTCTATTGGAGACTGAGGAATCTCCGCTGACAGCCCTAGGGACGTAGAAAAAACCCCAGTGTTATCTGTTCAGGAAGTCTGCTGTTAAAAAACACTAATTAGTAAGTTACTACATTATTAGTATAAAATAAAGTAGTCAATTACTAATCCCTTCATAGGATTAAAAACAACTGtaataaaaaacttaaaaaatgataataaaaaaaagtcagcaaaaaaaaaagtaagtgattatttagtataaaatatatttttggtgtaggggcactataagggcattatattgtatgggggcatgatactgtgtgggggtactatgggggcatgatactgtgttggggcactattggagcatgatactgtatgggatgaatactgtgtggtggcattatggagctttatactgtgtggggaggcactatgggggatgatactgtgtgggggaatgatactgtgtgtgggcactatttgGACATGATACTGTGGGGGTGCGCAAATTCATTTACAATAGTTATTAACAGCATTTTTGAACTTTTGGTCTGAAAATAATTCATGGGATAATGCCTTTAACTAATTAAAGTAAATTTAATTACGGACCCAATGGACTACCGTGAATGCTGCCCGTTACACATTTATGGAGTATCTTGGTACCACATGACTAGTAGGTAAGAAATAAAGCACAGATAAGAATGTTGCATGCGGTATTGACAAAACAATGTGATTACATGTCAGTATGGACTTCTTTTTAATTTCTATTAAATATTGCTGTCTTCACAGCAATTCAACATAAATATTGGCCATGAAATGTCTGGTTTAATGCATACTAGGCCTTAATGCATTACACAACCTGGGAAATATGACTAAAATGTCCCTTGTCCATTGCCCTTGCCTAGAATACAGTAAAGGTCAAATTCGGATTAATTTAAGCCATGTTAATTTCAACTGAGCGATATTATGCAACCAAACATTGATGTATTCACTGAAAGAAATAATGGTGAATGTCTGCAGTGATGCTACAATAATATAGAATATATCCAGCATAATGGAGCTTCAAATGAAAACGACCTCTTAGTTGTCATGATATATCTCTGGTCATACGGTGCCACGTGTGCACGGCACTGTGGAAAATGTACAATCATTAATACGATAATAAATATAGTAACTATAATGAATACATTGGATTAAATCTAAGCTGTGGCCTCTTTTGCAGTCCAAAACTTGTTTTGCAAAGCATCATGGGCCTTTCCGGATTCAAAGCGGTTAAAATATTGAATAGTGCTTGCCGCAATCTGACTCACAGAGAACACCAGGTAACAGGAGTCGAGATGCAGTTGATTATAATTCTGCTGAACACTTTTCAGATCAGGTAGCTGGCAACTTATTACCATGACTACAGTCCGCTAACAAAACCCAAGGCCTGGCTGCGTCTGCAGTAACTGCTGCCTTTAATGGGGGAGAAGTATAGCAGAAAACGGAGATCATGTTATTTGCGGATAGACTCAGTTTACCAATTTGTCAGTCTGGACATCACCGCGGACACCACATGTGGAAGTATTTCTGCTTGGCACCGACACTGGGACAAAGCTTATCATATTTAATTTGGTACTTCATTTTCTGGGAAATCGATATAAACCAAGTAGAGTATAGAGTGAATCTTGGTGCCGTGAGGCAGGAGAGAGTGCTGAAGTGTTGTATGTTCTCTAAACAACCTGACTCGTTACATCTGTATTGCAGGAACGCCTAGCGAATATGGGCATGCACCATCCATGAGGTGGGGTGAGAACTTTGCGTCAGATTCTTCCCTATCCTGATTGCACATATAGCATCCATCCTTGGGGGCATATGCCAAGAACAGGCGTGCCATCTGGCAACCTCTAAATTCCAGCCCCCACTTTGTTAACTTCCcatctttgtttttacttttcatatagatgtagcagaggtgaATTTGGCACTTAACTCCTTGTGGCTGTGATGTTTCCGCACAAGGATAACTATTTACACTACGTCCTATGTGGAACCACGGGTAACACGTCCTGatgtgtgccaaatgacaaacacaGCACGACTACGTTACAACAAACGTTAGCTGGATGCCTGTGACAAATCAGCTGGGAGGAGGGAGGGAGAGCATGCTTGTCAACATATTACATTAATATTCAGAGCCATTTTTCTCCATCTAAGCACATCACACATAATAAATAACAGACCGTTAAGCTGCAATACCTATCAGGTCACATTTACTGGACTTGATTGATTCAATCCTTTTTAATACACAATGAGAAAATAAGACTGATGGTGAGATGTACATCTAGTCAAAATATAGAGAGGAATTTGACTAAGGTAAGAGGCAAGACTAGCAACAATTCATATGGAAAACGAAAAGAagcaaatttcatctgccatataaatggtcactaacttttcagtAATCTTTGCATAAATCAACAGTACAAGCTAATATTAGAAACTTGTATACTGGTCAAAACAGTaacagtatacagaatacagtAGCTGGGCTGGTTAAATATACTGGGAACATACAGCCCATTTGTCCCTTGGGTCAAATCACAATAAGTATCCACAATCTCGCAATTGATCGAACCAGGAAAATTTGCTCATCTCCAATAAGAATCTTTGCAATatgtcttattagagaaaaaggcctctttctccacttttcAGGCTACTTTCCTTTACTTCCCACTCCTAACTGTTCACTTAATTTACAGATTTTTCAGCTCACTGAagtatcaggttacagctgcccatagaagtctatggaaagggtAGAGGGGAACAGGGAGAGACACAGATGTGTAGCAGCTGTAAGAtttctatctcaccccagtgctggattcttagcTGCACTAAtcaatactgctgtataattttctccatgctgctgcagtttctatatatatgtgatagcgACAGAAGAGCAAATCTCCACTCTATGTGTGcattgtttggcagacacaactgCAGTCTGTCACCCACTAATCTCATATAAAACGAAAAATGAGAGATAGAGCATGGAGAGggaaaaattgctaaaaaaaaaatgctatatacaagtcatatagtgtccagaaatagtgttattcctcatgtacacacacatgacagcttattgtGAAAAGTCACCAGAAATGTTTAGTCCTCTTTACGGTCAATCACAATTATATAAGTTAATTGAATACTTTTTTATTAATCTGATAATCCAAAGCTTGTCATTATTGAACAACTCTTTCCTATAAGCAGCCTAAACCATCCCTTATAGTCAATATAGAAAGACTAAATTGCATGCATACAAAGAAGAAAAGTTATAGGAACCTTAGGTAAAATATTCTCGTTGATATGAATcatgaaaatatattttgtgtcaAAGTAAACAGAGGTCTCATCACTTCTGAATCTGATGTCCATAGGTTATATGAATAGCTGTAAAGAAAGCTCAACATGGACAAAGTAAACATAGACCTTGAGAAATGGATATGTATACAGCGGAGTTTGTCACATGTAGAAAAACTCATCACAAATATTGTATGTTATTACACAGGACTGCAAGTTATCATAACTCAGTCATCATGTTGAGCAAACAATGTAGTCCCAAACAGATGAAGGACAAattgctctatctatctatctatctatctatctatctatctatctatctatctatctatctcatatctatctatcacatatctatctatctatctatctatctatctatctatctatctatctatctatctatctatctatctatctatctatctatctatctatctatctatctatctatctgtctgtctgtctgtctgtctgtctgtctatctatctatctatctctatctatctatctatcacatatctatctatcacatatctatctatctatctatctatctatctatctatctatctatctatctatctatctatctatctatctatctatctatctatcacatatctatctatctatctatctatctatctatctatctatctatctatctatctatctatctatctatctatctatctatctatctatctatctatctatctatctatctatctatctatcatctatctatctatctatctatctatctatctatctatctatctatctacaaaaaATATAAGGATCACAAAACCATTATAACATTTGACATGATAACATGGACGACTGATTCATATGTaaagatgatgatgataataataataataattctaataaTGAAAACATAAGAAAATGATAACATAAATGTATATCTTGCCTGCAAGTACAGAATAGACTTTGTTTATTgccttttttcccccaaaaagccAACCTAGGGAAATAATTTAAATGATTTCTGGATTTAAATGAATTGTTACGCTTTAATTATCTCTAAATTATTCTATAAATATTCATTTATCACGATTTCTACTTTTCCAAAATGCAGATAATCACTTGTACCAATTGAAGACGGCTATTTTTGGCACACAAACTTTTGCTGCACTGTCAATGGCAACATGGAGACAAATGGAATGAGACATACAGCAGCAACCAGCAATGGCAGCCAATGCATTGTCACCGTGTCAGTAGAAGTAAAGTCATTCCTGTATAAAAGGCcacgtattatatacaggcatttACGCACAACGGCAGAGTATAGAATAGCTGAGGGGCTGATAAAGCTTGCATTTTGGATTCAAGTCACAGACCCAGTGCGGCCCCGCTGTGTACTGAGCAAAGATAAAGGTCTGCatcgcttttctaaataaaaaccccaTTCTAGATCCAATCACCCCTGGCTGATAAAACACATAGCCCCTTATCAAGGGAACCTTATTCAGGCCAGATTACTACATACACCATTTCCAAAGCTAAATTAGCAATTTGACTGTTAACTGAGTTAAGATAATACAGTAgatttatctgcagtcctatgtaaaacctgaAGTACCAAGTTACAaactcggctgtattacacagacaatctcagctctgctatgcTGTCACATTAAGCCTGCTACCTGTGCCCCCTCCCCTTTAAGAGGCCATTATGTTATGTCACGTTTAACTTTTTCTGTATCATATTGCTTGAAGCTTATATAAGGGCTGTAAATACATATTCTCATTTATAATCAGTTTTGTCTTGATTAATAATCCCCTTTTTCAGGACAATATTTCTGCATTGGTGGAAGACAAACACTCATGAATAGATTGACTTGAAAGCAAATTGTGACAATCCAAGTGATTTGTCACCCACTGCTAAAGGAAATGTGCTTATCTAAGTAAAGATTAAAtataaaagggaaagatgaggatgCCAATGATTTCCATTATGGTTCTACAGACTTCGTTCCTATTTATACACAGAACACTGAGGGATTACACTCCTAGGAAGTCTTAACCCTCAACGTCGAAGGGGTAACAGGCACTGCTGGCCAATGCTTTACAAGACcccccctccacccccacctcacACTTAGCAGTGAAATGGTTTAAAACGacacacacaaaaaaagattTAGGCAGAGATAATATAGCAACGTCATACATATCACAGTGAGTCCATGATGAAGCTCGATGGCATTGCGAGCTCGGTACTGTATTGTGCTCTCCTTCTCTTGCGAGCTCCTGCCGACAGCTCAGAGGGAGAAATCCGTTTAACGAGTGCCCAGGAAAAACATAAGAATCACGTTCACCAGCAGCAAGACCACGATCAATGCAAAAACCACCACAGTTTGGACATCCAAGGTCATAGTGCAGTGCAACACATTATAATGGTCGAGGCGGGGGACCGGAAGGTTTTGAGGTGTCAACCTTTGATCTGCGAAACTGTTCATACATCCAACATGTTAGAGTAGAACGGGGACATAAGGCTTCTCTTTCCTTCTTCACCGTTTTTTGTTTCTCCCTCTTTAATCtcaattctctctctctctctttttttttttttttacgcctttgCTAAA belongs to Rhinoderma darwinii isolate aRhiDar2 chromosome 8, aRhiDar2.hap1, whole genome shotgun sequence and includes:
- the LOC142659527 gene encoding uncharacterized protein LOC142659527: MNSFADQRLTPQNLPVPRLDHYNVLHCTMTLDVQTVVVFALIVVLLLVNVILMFFLGTR